The Laspinema palackyanum D2c genome segment TATGATGCCTTTCTGCCGCAAATTGCTTCAGATGACCAAATCGATTGGGTTTCGGGGAAAGGGTTTGCTTTTGGTTATGTGGGCGGGGGACTGCAATTGGCCCTGTCTTTGGGATTGGTTACGGGACATGATGTTATAGGGATTTCCCAGGAACTTGCCGTCCGACTGGCGATCGCAATGGCCGGTTTATGGTGGGGGGGATTTGCCATTATTACCTTTTTAAATGTGAAAGAAGAACCCCCAGTAGAATCTTTACCTGCCGCTTATCACCATTTGCCGAAATGGAGGGCTTATACTGAAGTCGGACTCATCAGAATTGTGGTTACCCTCCGCAAGGTTAAACAGTTTAAACACCTGTTATTATTTCTGATTGCCTATTTGCTCTACAATAATGGCATTCAAACCGTTATGGCAATGGCAACCATCTACGGACAGCAAGAAATCGGTCTAGGAACTACAACTTTGATGGTGACGTTATTATTTATTCAATTTGTTAGTGTTTTTGGGGCATTAAGCTTTAGCAAATTGGCAGAAAGAATAACGTCCAAAAAAGCCTTGATGCTGAGTTTGGTCGGCTGGTGTTTGGTGATTGTTTATGCCTATTTTCTGACCAATGCCACGGAATATTTTATTTTAGGCGGAATTGTCGGCATCGTGCAAGGGGGGTCTCAAGCGCTCAGTCGCTCGTTTTATGGGGCAATGATTCCTATTCATGCCTCAGCGGAGTTTTATGGATTTTACTCGGTTTTTACCAAAGGTTCAGCGATTTTAGGTCCGTTAACCTTTGCGGCGATCGGCTTAATTACCGGCAGCAACCGTCTCGCTATTTTAGGGGTGATTGTCTTCTTCATTTCGGGGTTAATTTTGTTGGCTTCTGTAGATGTAGAACGAGCCAAAGAGGCTAGAAATTCGGTGGAATTTAGTCAACATTAGAGGGCTTGAACCCGCACCCTTCCGGGTGTGGGTTTTTATTGTAAAAGCCGAATTGGGTATCAACAGGACTTGTGCAATATTTAACATAAACCACAAATGTAGCGGCGATTCGCTAATCGCTTCTACATTTGTGGTTTATGGTCTAAGAATGCGTAAATTTTGCCTAAAAATGCTATACTGACCAGGGTAAAACTCTCAAATTTGATATCCTAGTAACCGTTAACAATTTCATCTCTATGAACATTGATCCAATTTTAACGAATGATTGGCATCCCGTAGCGGCAGTGCGTGATTTACCCGAAAAAACCATCACTCCTGTGCGCTTATTGGGAGAAGAATTGCTGCTGTGGCAGTCGGGCGATCGCATCATGGCATGGCAAGATATTTGTCCTCACCGAGGTGCCCGACTCTCTCAGGGCAAAGTTTGCGGAGATACCCTCGTTTGTCCCTATCACGGACTCGCCTATAATCCCGAGGGTCAGTGCGTTTTGATTCCCGCCTATTCTACCCCCAAACCCCCTCCCAATATGCGCGTTAAAGCTTATGCCTGTGTCGAACGCTATGGGTTAGTTTGGGTCAATTTAGGTGAACCTGAAACAGCGCTATCCTCAGATAAAATTCCACCCTTTTTAGAGTGGGAGGATGCAAATTTTAGGAAAT includes the following:
- a CDS encoding MFS transporter, which translates into the protein MLNNKKQIFGWVMYDWANSAYVTTVLVALLPPYFAAVVVPREGINIGGAFFTAESIWAVMISFSAFVMFVFAPILGAISDFSAAKKRFLMLFCYGGSLATVALVFSSSGDILQTMILFVIAQICFVGSNIFYDAFLPQIASDDQIDWVSGKGFAFGYVGGGLQLALSLGLVTGHDVIGISQELAVRLAIAMAGLWWGGFAIITFLNVKEEPPVESLPAAYHHLPKWRAYTEVGLIRIVVTLRKVKQFKHLLLFLIAYLLYNNGIQTVMAMATIYGQQEIGLGTTTLMVTLLFIQFVSVFGALSFSKLAERITSKKALMLSLVGWCLVIVYAYFLTNATEYFILGGIVGIVQGGSQALSRSFYGAMIPIHASAEFYGFYSVFTKGSAILGPLTFAAIGLITGSNRLAILGVIVFFISGLILLASVDVERAKEARNSVEFSQH